A genomic window from Peromyscus maniculatus bairdii isolate BWxNUB_F1_BW_parent chromosome 1, HU_Pman_BW_mat_3.1, whole genome shotgun sequence includes:
- the LOC143271161 gene encoding uncharacterized protein LOC143271161 produces the protein MYLSFGCHSEVSELDVWASHVLSKEVLWRASTSTNSKIDHSLESTFRCLSVSAAWSNARAWGAGPGADAAVSRCCRDAAAGAAALTLRASSSERHRGGAGGDAAGTERREAAVIAGLGSVICRRPGGLEALIPTLSSWRPQNQASLPHLPSEPAAGEGLCRRRRRRRCLPGTWAREPGRLGPWHCESAREPRSARGAPGPLPAPCARGSEA, from the exons ATGTACCTGTCTTTCGGCTGTCATTCAGAGGTGTCAGAACTGGATGTCTGGGCTTCACATGT GTTGTCAAAGGAGGTCCTCTGGAGGGCGTCCACATCCACTAACTCAAAAATTGACCACTCTCTGGAAAGTACCTTCCGATG CTTGTCCGTCAGCGCTGCGTGGTCCAATGCGCGTGCCTGGGGGGCGGGCCCTGGTGCTGATGCTGCCGTCAGTCGGTGTTGCAGGGATGCGGCGGCGGGAGCAGCCGCCCTGACTCTTAGAGCATCCTCCTCGGAGCGGCACCGCGGCGGGGCGGGCGGGGACGCGGCGGGGACCGAGAGGCGTGAGGCGGCCGTTATCGCTGGCCTCGGATCTGTCATCTGCCGGAGACCAGGCGGTCTCGAGGCTCTGATCCCCACCCTTAGCTCCTGGCGCCCCCAGAACCAG GcgtccctcccccaccttccatcCGAGCCCGCCGCGGGGGAGGGgctctgccgccgccgccgccgccgccgttgCCTTCCGGGGACGTGGGCACGTGAGCCCGGGCGGCTGGGTCCATGGCACTGTGAGTCGGCGAGGGAGCCCCGCTCCGCGCGAGGGGCGCCcggccccctccccgccccatgCGCCCGCGGCTCTGAAGCCTGA